DNA sequence from the uncultured Fibrobacter sp. genome:
GGTCTTTGCGACAATCCACACGACGAACGCGACAGAAACGATTCACCGTGTGCTCTCGATGTACCCGCCTCACCAGCACGACGAAATCCGCTTGTTGCTGGCCGAAGTGCTTGCGGGCATTATCTCTCTGCGCTTGTTGCCGACCAAGGACGGGAAGGGCCGAGTCCCTGCTGCAGAAATTCTCGTGAATACGGGCGCCATCAAGGAATATATCCAGGACAAGGATAAGATTGACCTTGTGGAGCAGGCGATTGCCGAAGGGCACATGCAGTACCACAGCCAGACCTTTGACCAGGCCTTGCTCGAACTGTACAAGGAAGAAAAGATTTCTCTCGAGACGGCGATGAGCGCCGCCACGAACCCCGACGATTTCGACCTCAAGATTCGCGGCATTTCCGGCACGTCCGAACGCAGCTGGATGTAGTTTTTAGCAATGACAAAATCGATTCTGTCTTTTCTCGCTGTTCTAGTTATTGGCGGCATGGTTTCTGCGATGGCCGCTTCTCCGGTAATTGGCCCAGAACATTCCAGGAATCTGAAACTCCTTGAATCATCTCCGTTGCTTTTTGAATTGCACCGGCAGACGACTGGCGACAACTTGCAGTTCTTTGCCTATCCTCGTCGCGATACCAATTTTATCAAGCATTTCCGGGAGACCGAAGGGACGGCTCTCCTCTATATCGACAGTGATTCAAGGGATTCTGCCCGTATCGGCAGAGGTTCCTATGGTCTTGCCGCATCGATTGTGGGCGGAATAGACTATCGCGGTGCGGATTCCTTAGTGGATACCTCCATTGTCGGTGGAAAGAGTTATCGCAATGGGGCAACCTTCGGCGATACGATTTGGCCGTCGGTCGATGGCGGCCTTTATCTCCGTGGCTACATCGATTCCGTGGATTTCGTCCTGGATGCTCGCATCTACGACGAAGGCCATTCCTCCAGCGTTCCCAAGTCGTACGATCGCGAATTTCTGGAAGTCCAGGATGCCAAGGACAATTCCGGAGTCGAGTACGTAAGCTACGCCCGCTATCGTGCGCACTTCGGTTTCAATTATGATTGGCTCCGCATAGACCTTGCTCGCGACGTGATGCATTGGGGGCCCGGTTACTACAACAACCTCACGCTCAACCAGTTCGCGCTCCCTTACAACATGCTTTCGATGGATATGTACATCGGCCCGCTCCATGTGCTGACTTTTTACGGGGACTTGCGGGTTTACAACAATAGCATGAGCATGGATAACAAGGACGATGTGCGCCATGTCTTTGGCCACCGCTATGAACTCGCTGTCGGGAATGTGACCGTCGGCATGAGTGAATTGCAAGTGCTTTACGACAATATGAAACCGTGGCTGTTTGTGCCATGTGTCCCGCTGTTCATGGAAAAGGGCAATTACAGCGAGGATTCCAATAACGGAGCGCTTGCGCTGGATCTCAACTACCGCATTTTCAACAGCGTGCGTCTTTATACGGAATTTTTCTTGGACGATATGGAAAGCCCTGTAAGCCTGGTCAAGAACGACAACATCGAAGCGAAGTGGGCTTGGATGGCCGGTTTACAGGCGGGGCACGATTTCAAAGTAAAGGGAAAACTGCTCGAGGCGGGGACGATTGCCGAATATGCGAGAATAGAACCTTATGTTTATTCGCATTTCCACAAGAATACAGCTCAGCTGGCTCACTTGGGTTACCCTCTGGGAAACCAGAACGGCCCGAACAGCCAGGTTGTCGACTGGACCGTTTATGGGCGGTTCGATGGGAAATTCGTGGCTTCGGTGCGCAACTCCTGGTTTTGGAAGGGGACGGATTATGGCAGTGCTGTCAACGATACGACGCCCCGGCATAACCACATGAATCTTCCGAAGAAGTTCTTGGATGGCGCCTCGATGAAGTATTCCATAACTCCTGCGTTGGCTTACGAGGGGCACTATGTCTCCTTCATGGGCGAACTCACGCTGATAAACGACGAAAAGGTTTATCTCCGTGCTGGATTCAAGTTCTAGGGGGTACGATGTCTGCTAATAAACCGGAACTTTTGGCACCTGCGGGCGACCTTGTCCGCATGCGCTATGCTTTTGCTTATGGGGCCGACGCCGTGTATGCCGGCCAACCCGCTTTTTCTCTGCGTGCCCGCGAGAATGGTTTCAGGAACTTGGACGACCTTGCCGAAGGGATTGCCTATGCGCATGGCCTAGGGAAAAAGTTCTACCTGACGAGCAATGTCATTCCAAGGAACGTGAAGGTGGAAGCCTTCCAGAAGGCGCTACTTTCGGCTCTTGAACTTAAACCCGATGCTTTGATTGTCGCCGACCCCGGTTTTGTCGGCTGGCTCCGCAAGGTTTCCCCCGAAACGGAAATCCACCTTTCGGTGCAGGCGAATACGACGAATTACCTTGCCGCATCGTTCTGGAAAGATTTGGGTGTGCGCCGAATTATCTTGAGCCGTGAGCTTCGTCTGTCTGAAATTTTAGAGATAAAGGAAAAAGTCCCGGACCTTGAACTGGAGGTGTTCGTCCACGGAGCGGTCTGCATGGCCATGTCTGGCCGTTGCATGCTTTCGAACTGGGTTGCCCACAGGGATGCAAACCAGGGTGCGTGCAACAATTCTTGCCGGATGCCTTACCGACTTTATGCGAACCCGGAACCGCAGTGTGACGAATATCACACTCACGAAGGGAGCTTCTCTTTGCAGCGGGCAGACAAGTCTGAACTCGATCCCATTGCGTTGGACGAGGATACTTGGGGTACGTACTTCATGAGCAGCCGTGACCTCTGTGCCCTGGATGTGGTGCCGGAACTTGTCGCGGGCGGGCTGGATTCGTTCAAGATCGAGGGGCGTACCCGTTCGGTGTACTACCTGAGCCAAGTCGTGAGGGCCTACAGGATGGCTATCGATTCTGTCGCCTCGGGTGGGGGAGTCCCCGATGAAAGCCGCCGGGCCATTACGTTTGTGGATGGTCGTGGGTTCATGCCCGGATTTTTGCGCGGGCCCCTGCCGCAGAACTACGAAGCGTCGCATGTGGATGCCGCCGGCGGTTGCGTTGCGGCGCAAGGGGTGGAATTCGAGCCGAATACGGGGGCTCTGAAGGTCAACGTGAAGAATCCGTTCTCGGTGGACGATTCCCTGGAACTGATGACCCCCGAAGGCATGGTGCCAGTCGAGGTTTCCGCCTTGGTCGATTTCCGTGGACAGGCGGCCGACAGGCTCAATCCCGGCACGGAAGGGCGCGTTTTCTTGGAAAATAATGTGCAAAATATCGCAAATAACGCGAAATTTGCCTTTATTGTGAAGAAGAACCTTTTTTCGCTAGGCGACAAAACATAAATTTGGCGTATGGCTATTGATGAAAACACGAGGAAGCGGAACGCGCTGGAACTTTATCAGATTGATGAAGATTCCATTGTTCCTTTTTTCCAAGCGCACATAGCCGACTTGCGTAAGTTTATTCAGGAACATGCGGAATCCAAGCTTTCGCTCCTTGAACTTCTGAAACAGTTTATCCGTATTTACCGTTTGCCGTTCAACATGCAGCGCTACATGTCGGTGCAGAGTACGTTCATTCGCGAGACATTGCAAGAACGCGTACAGAACAGGCAGGATGCGGTGAGCCACTGGATCCAGGAACACGCTGGCCGTCATCGCGACAGGATGATTCAGCTGCAATGCTTGTTCTTGGACCGCATCAAGGAACGTCTGATTCCCGAAATCCAGAAGATGCTGGATGACGATTCCGGAAGTCATTGACAATCAACGTTTTCCGTTAAAAAATTTAGCTTGTTTATACCAAAAATGGCGTTTTTGGTACAAATTCGCTAATTCTTTTGTCTGTGATAGTGCTTTTATGTGCATATTTTTTCGTTTGTAATTGCTTATAAAAAAATGTCAAGGGATTCTTTTAAATTTTTCTGTTGATAGAATGTGAAATCCTAGGGATGTTATTTTGATTGGCAGGTTATTAAATCGGTCAATGATGGTAGCTGAGCGGGGATGAAAAAAAAATTGCCCTTTTTAGGCTTATTTTGCGCTTTTTGAAAAAAATCCAATTCCGTCCCTCGCGGTGTCGGGGGCTTTATTTAATTTTTTCGTAAGTTTTTTTGATACCCCTCGTTTTGGAATAACTGTGGAAAATACTATTGCTTTATTGGATTTGTCGTCGTCCCCTTGGCTTCGTGTCCTTGAGTACGTGCGTTCGAAATGTAATGAGTTTGGTGTAGCTTTTTTGGATGCCGTCGGTTTCGAAGGCGTGCAGGACGGGTATGCGCAGCTGACCGTTCCCGATACCTTCCGCGCGACTTGGCTCGATAGCCACTATGGAGACCTCTTCCGCAAGGCCTTCTCCGCTGTTTTGGGTTCTGAATTCGTCGACTATACTATCCGTCTCCTGGCCCCGTCCAAGGCTGTTCCCGAGATGAAACTGTCTGCTCCGGCGGTCGTGCGCCCTGTTGTAAAGGCCCATGCCCGGAAAGAAGCGAAAAACGACCTTAAACTGTATGCCCGCTTCACCTTTGACAACTTTGTCGAAGGGAGTTGCAACTCCACGGCTTTGCGCGCTTGCAAGACCGTTTCGGAAAATCCGGGCGATCCGTCTTTGAACCCGCTGTTCCTCTATGGGGCTTCTGGCCTCGGCAAGACGCATCTCTTGCAGTCTATTGCGGCCGATTTGGTGGCGAAGCGCCCCGAAATGCGTGTCACGTACTGCCATGCTGCCGATTTCCTCCGCGATTACACGGCAATCTACAAGAACCACGCCGAATCCCGGCAGTTGCAGGACAAGTTTGAACAACGGTATATGCTCTGCGATTGCCTCTTGCTCGACGATATCCAATGGATAGAGAAGGGCGAGAAGACTCTTGAAAAGCTTTTCTCCTTGGTGGCCTACCTCCGTGCTCACGGCAAACAGGTCGTCATCTCTTGCGACAGGCACCCGTCCAGTTTCTGTTCGGGCGAAGTCTCTGCGACAAACCGCAAGTCTGCTATCCCGCACATTTCCAGGACGTTCCTTGCCCAGTTAGAATCTTGCGTGGCAGTTGGGCTTGACGAACCGGACATGACGACCCGCCTGAACCTTATCGAGAAGAAGTCCGTGAATGTGCCGTTTGTGGACGGCGACCGCGAAGAAATCTGCCGGTTCCTTTCGGTGCCGCCGCGCAGTAACGTTCGTGACATCGAAGGGCTGATCAACTGGCTCAATGCCATGCACACGCTGAACGGCGTGGAACTGGATTTTGCCTGCGTCAAGCGCCTGATGGGGGAGAACAAGTCTGGAGGGGCCGCCGAAACGCTCACCGTCCGGAGCATCGCCGATACGGTTGCGTTCCAGTTCAACGTGGACTTCTTGGCTCTTGCCTCTAAGCGCCAGGATGCGGCTGCTTCGGTCCCGCGCAAGGTGGCCATGATGCTTTGCCGGGAATATACCTCCGAATCGCTTGTTTGTATCGGGGAAGCATTTAATCGCGACTATGCCACTGTGATTGCCGCCTTGAAATCCCTAAAAGTGCAGATGGAAAAGGATGACGGCCTGAGGAGGCGCGTCGAAGACATCCGCTACATGCTGGAAGCGTGATGAAAGCACTTATTACGGGTGGCGCGGGCGTCGTTGGGAAGGCGCTCTGCAGGGAACTTGAGGCGCGTGGTGTGTGTGTGCGCGTCCTTGCTCTCCCTGGCGATACTTTGGCTAGTTCGCGAATACCTTCGGGTGTGGAATTGGTTTATGGCGATGTGACAGACTTCGAGTCCATCCGCACGGCATTCGACGGTATCGACGTGGTGTTCCACTTGGCTGCGGCCTTGCTCTCGACAGTTCCGGGCGAGTTCGAACGGGTCAACGCGCAGGGGACGCGCAATGTCGTGTCTGCGTGCCAAGATGCCGGTGTCCGGCGATTGCTCTATGTGTCCAGCATTTCCGTCACTTATCCCATCCTCACGCCTTATGGCCAAAGCAAGCTTGCTGGCGAGCAGGCGGTGAAGGAGTCGGGGCTCGACTGGACCATTGTCCGGCCGACGCTTGTGATTGGCGATGGGGGCGGAGTCGAGTTCAACATGTACGCAAGGTACGTATCCCGCTTCCCGGTTTATTTCTTGCCGGGTGGGGGGCTCGCCCAGAAGCGCCCGGTCCGCAGTGTTGACTTGGTCCAGGGGATTGCTGCTGCGGGGTTGTGCGAATCTGCCGTGGGGAAGACATACGCATTGGCGGGCCCATCGTCTATGACGATGGCGCAGATGGCCGAGGCCATTCTGCGCGGGCGCGGCCTCAAGCATCGGATGATTCCGCTGCCCTGGTTCATCTGCCGTCGTTTGGCTATGCTCAAGTCGTGGATCGGTGGCCGGAAGGTCACTGCCGAGCAGGCCCTGGCCGGGTTCCTTTACGATGCAGTTCCGTCCATCGAAAGCGCCGAAAAAGACCTCGATTATCACCCAAAATCGCCTTTTGGAGCCTAAAACGCCCTTTTTTTATGAAAAAAATTTTTTTCGTGGAGCGTTTTTGTGTATATTCATAATGTAGAATTATAACACAGGCTTTATATTATGAAATTGAACTATCTTTTGGCCGGCTTCGTGGCCACCACTCTTGTTTTTTCTGGCTGTAGTTCCGATTCCGGTTCCGATGGCGGAATCGATCGCGAAGATGTTTCGTCTTCCAGTTCTTCGGAACAGTCTTCTTCTTCTTCCAAGAAGGTTTCGTCTTCTTCGGCCAAAAAGGAAATGCCCGATGGCGTGCGTGCGGCGACTCTTGACGACCTTTCCCGCAACATGCTGATTGATATCGACGGGCACGAAATTCACATGGCTGCCGGTTCCAAGCAGGGCCTGTTCTCGTTCTGGCTCCTTCGCGGCGATGGCAAGGGCCAGGCCGATACGGGCGAGGTTGTCGTGAAGAGCGACTTTGCGGATGGCGTCATCAAGTTGACCGAAGACAATGCGACAGCCTCTGTCATCACCACGCTCGAGAAGGATTTCTTCCTTTACAAGATGGCCAAGAAGATGACCATCGAGTTCACTGTGGATTCTGCGGGAACCCTGATGTATTCTGTGGACAAGGCCAAGGCTAAGGACGTCAAGTCGGAACAGGTGCCGGCGACTCAGGCGAAAATCGGAAAGTACGACGACATGGTGGGCAAGAAGCTCACTTGCAAGTCCGGCGATACGACCGATGTCTACAAGTTCTTCGAAGGCCGCTATGTCATGGAAAGTACGGCCGGCAAGAAAAATATCCTGATGGTGGGTGGTTTTGCCGATATCCATCGCGGTACTCTGCTCCTTATGCCTGAATATTTCTCCGATGGCGTGATGGCTCTGTACAAGTACTCGGTCTCTAGTGAGTTCGATCTGGATTCGCTTGGCTGCACAAGCGAGGAATTCAAGTTCAAAGCGATCAAGGCGAAGGACCTTGCCGACAACTGGTACAGCTACGACAAGGAACTCAAGCTGGATTGGAATTTCATGTTGAACGAAGACGGAACCTACAAGCTCGAAGCGTTCAGCAACACGAACGAACAGGGCAAGGGCGGTCATTGGGATATCTACGGCAACGTGCTGTTGCTGAGAGGCGAATCCTGTGTCGATCCGTCGTCTTGCGAAGTGCTTGTCATGGGCACGGTCGAAGATTTTGAAAAGGGCAAGGGATTTACCTACAAGCATTCGAGCGGAGAAGTTCCTCCGATGCCTACCGAGTGGGTGATTCAGAAATACGAAGATTAATTCTTTATGGAAAGAGCCGCTGCATTATTAAAGATTTTTATTTTCTTGAGTCTCCTGTTTTCTTCTGTCGCCTTCGCGCAGGAGGAAACCTCTTCTCCTGAAGGCTTTGTTCCCGCAGCGGAAGTTGCCGCTGAGTTGAATGTCCGCGACAGCGTGATGGCTGCACGGGAAAATTCGTGCAATGTCGAAAAGGATTCTTTGCGCACGGCGGTCGAGTCCGAGCAGGCCAAGAGCGCCAATTGGGAAAAGAGCTACAATACGATAAAGCAGGACAATTCGGTTTGCCAGCAGGCTTTGCGTGTTGCCATCAATTCGCAGACAGAGAAGGATGGCTCTAGTAAGAAGGAAGCCGCAATGATGACGTCTTCTTCCTTCTTGGGTGGAATTTTACTTGGGATGCTTTTGTTTTGGTTGATTTTCGATTAACAAAGAAAAGCATGAGGTTGGTATGAGAAAAAATTGCTTTATTCTGGCTGCATTCCTTGCCGCAGGAATCTCCTTTGCTGCGGAACCAGGGCCGTCTCAGACGTTCCAGATGGGCAAGCTGCTTTCCCCATTGAGCTCGGTTCCCATGAAGACTGCGGAAATCGTTGCGTATATGCCCGAGTTGAAAAAACTGTTTGTGGTGGGCGACGAGCCAATCATGGAAGTCGTTTCGCTTGACAAACCCGACAAGCCCAAGGTTCTTGGTGCGATGAAGTTGATGGGACGCGGTTCCAGCGTGAGTGTTTTCGGAGACTTTGTCGCCGTGAGCGAAATTGCCGACCCCGAGCAGGATCCGGGGTACGTCGAAATTTTCCAAATTGTCGAAGACATGCCGAGAAAGGTCGGGTCGTACAAGGTATGCGCCCAGCCGGACATGCTTACCTACACGCCCAACGGCAAGAACATTCTCGTCGCGTGCGAGGGTTCCCCGAATAAAGACATGAGCGTGGACCCGGAAGGTGCCATTGCCATATTGACTCCGGGACGTCTCAACAAGAAGGATTCCTTGTTGGTTAAGGTCAGTATTGTCAACTTCAAGAAACTCAAGGATAGTGACTTGATGGATGATGGCGTGCGCACGATTGGCACGAACCCCTATGCGCAGACGCTTGAACCTGAATATATCACGGTTTCCAAGGATTCCAAGACAGCGTGGGTGAGTTTGCAAGAGAACAACGCC
Encoded proteins:
- a CDS encoding DnaA/Hda family protein, coding for MENTIALLDLSSSPWLRVLEYVRSKCNEFGVAFLDAVGFEGVQDGYAQLTVPDTFRATWLDSHYGDLFRKAFSAVLGSEFVDYTIRLLAPSKAVPEMKLSAPAVVRPVVKAHARKEAKNDLKLYARFTFDNFVEGSCNSTALRACKTVSENPGDPSLNPLFLYGASGLGKTHLLQSIAADLVAKRPEMRVTYCHAADFLRDYTAIYKNHAESRQLQDKFEQRYMLCDCLLLDDIQWIEKGEKTLEKLFSLVAYLRAHGKQVVISCDRHPSSFCSGEVSATNRKSAIPHISRTFLAQLESCVAVGLDEPDMTTRLNLIEKKSVNVPFVDGDREEICRFLSVPPRSNVRDIEGLINWLNAMHTLNGVELDFACVKRLMGENKSGGAAETLTVRSIADTVAFQFNVDFLALASKRQDAAASVPRKVAMMLCREYTSESLVCIGEAFNRDYATVIAALKSLKVQMEKDDGLRRRVEDIRYMLEA
- a CDS encoding NAD-dependent epimerase/dehydratase family protein, whose product is MKALITGGAGVVGKALCRELEARGVCVRVLALPGDTLASSRIPSGVELVYGDVTDFESIRTAFDGIDVVFHLAAALLSTVPGEFERVNAQGTRNVVSACQDAGVRRLLYVSSISVTYPILTPYGQSKLAGEQAVKESGLDWTIVRPTLVIGDGGGVEFNMYARYVSRFPVYFLPGGGLAQKRPVRSVDLVQGIAAAGLCESAVGKTYALAGPSSMTMAQMAEAILRGRGLKHRMIPLPWFICRRLAMLKSWIGGRKVTAEQALAGFLYDAVPSIESAEKDLDYHPKSPFGA
- a CDS encoding U32 family peptidase C-terminal domain-containing protein — its product is MSANKPELLAPAGDLVRMRYAFAYGADAVYAGQPAFSLRARENGFRNLDDLAEGIAYAHGLGKKFYLTSNVIPRNVKVEAFQKALLSALELKPDALIVADPGFVGWLRKVSPETEIHLSVQANTTNYLAASFWKDLGVRRIILSRELRLSEILEIKEKVPDLELEVFVHGAVCMAMSGRCMLSNWVAHRDANQGACNNSCRMPYRLYANPEPQCDEYHTHEGSFSLQRADKSELDPIALDEDTWGTYFMSSRDLCALDVVPELVAGGLDSFKIEGRTRSVYYLSQVVRAYRMAIDSVASGGGVPDESRRAITFVDGRGFMPGFLRGPLPQNYEASHVDAAGGCVAAQGVEFEPNTGALKVNVKNPFSVDDSLELMTPEGMVPVEVSALVDFRGQAADRLNPGTEGRVFLENNVQNIANNAKFAFIVKKNLFSLGDKT